The following are from one region of the Escherichia sp. E4742 genome:
- a CDS encoding CsbD family protein, whose amino-acid sequence MNKDEVGGNWKQFKGKVKEQWGKLTDDDMTVIEGKRDQLVGKIQERYGYQKDQAEKEVDSWEKRHDYRW is encoded by the coding sequence ATGAATAAAGACGAAGTCGGCGGTAACTGGAAACAGTTCAAAGGTAAAGTGAAAGAGCAATGGGGCAAACTGACCGATGATGACATGACGGTCATTGAAGGTAAGCGTGACCAGTTAGTGGGTAAAATCCAGGAACGTTACGGTTACCAGAAAGATCAGGCAGAGAAAGAGGTTGATAGCTGGGAAAAACGCCATGATTACCGCTGGTAA
- the dusA gene encoding tRNA dihydrouridine(20/20a) synthase DusA, whose product MSAESQTAYPAYRFSIAPMLDWTDRHCRYFLRLLSRNTLLYTEMVTTGAIIHGKGDYLAYSEEEHPVALQLGGSDPAALAQCAKLAEARGYDEINLNVGCPSDRVQNGMFGACLMGNAQLVADCVKAMRDVVSIPVTVKTRIGIDDQDSYEFLCDFIDTVSGKGECEMFIIHARKAWLSGLSPKENREIPPLDYPRVYQLKRDFPHLAMSINGGIKSLEEAKAHLQHMDGVMVGREAYQNPGILAAVDREIFGSSDTDADPVAVVRAMYPYIERELSQGTYLGHITRHMLGLFQGIPGARQWRRYLSENAHKAGADINVLEHALKLVADKR is encoded by the coding sequence ATGTCAGCAGAATCACAAACCGCTTATCCCGCATACCGTTTCTCTATTGCTCCTATGCTCGACTGGACGGACAGACACTGCCGTTATTTCCTGCGTCTGCTTTCCCGCAATACGTTGCTCTATACCGAAATGGTGACCACAGGGGCGATTATTCACGGTAAAGGTGATTACCTGGCATACAGTGAAGAAGAGCATCCGGTGGCGTTACAGTTGGGCGGTAGCGATCCGGCGGCGCTGGCGCAGTGCGCGAAGCTGGCAGAAGCGCGCGGATATGATGAGATCAACCTGAATGTCGGCTGCCCGTCAGACCGGGTACAGAACGGCATGTTTGGCGCGTGCCTGATGGGGAATGCGCAACTGGTGGCTGACTGCGTAAAAGCGATGCGCGATGTAGTGTCGATTCCAGTGACGGTGAAAACGCGTATTGGCATTGACGACCAGGACAGCTATGAATTTCTCTGTGATTTTATCGACACCGTTTCCGGCAAAGGCGAATGCGAGATGTTTATCATCCACGCGCGTAAAGCCTGGCTCTCCGGTTTAAGCCCAAAAGAAAACCGTGAGATCCCGCCGCTCGATTACCCGCGTGTCTATCAACTGAAGCGTGATTTCCCGCATCTGGCTATGTCAATTAACGGCGGTATCAAGTCTCTGGAAGAGGCTAAAGCACACCTGCAACATATGGATGGCGTGATGGTCGGGCGTGAAGCGTATCAAAACCCAGGCATTCTGGCGGCGGTGGATCGAGAGATATTTGGTTCCTCGGATACCGATGCCGACCCGGTGGCAGTGGTGCGCGCCATGTACCCGTACATTGAGCGTGAACTCAGCCAGGGAACTTATCTGGGCCATATCACCCGGCATATGCTGGGGCTGTTCCAGGGGATTCCCGGCGCGCGTCAGTGGCGGCGGTATTTAAGTGAAAATGCTCATAAAGCGGGCGCTGACATTAACGTGTTGGAACACGCGCTCAAACTGGTGGCTGATAAGCGTTAA
- a CDS encoding quinone oxidoreductase: protein MATRIEFHKHGGPEVLQAVEFTPVDPAENEIQVENKAIGINFIDTYIRSGLYPPPSLPSRLGTEAAGIVSKVGSGVKHIKAGDRVVYAQSTLGAYSSVHNVNADKAAILPAAISFEQAAASFLKGLTVYYLLRKTYEIKPDEQFLFHAAAGGVGLIACQWAKALGAKLIGTVGSAQKAQSALKAGAWKVINYREENLVERLKEITDGKKVRVVYDSVGRDTWERSLDCLQRRGLMVSFGNSSGAVTGVNLGILNQKGSLYVTRPSLQGYITTRDELTEASNELFSLIASGVIKVDVAEHQKYPLKDARRAHEILESRATQGSSLLIP, encoded by the coding sequence ATGGCAACACGAATTGAATTTCACAAGCACGGTGGCCCGGAAGTACTACAAGCCGTGGAGTTTACTCCTGTCGATCCGGCAGAGAATGAAATCCAGGTCGAAAATAAAGCCATTGGCATTAATTTTATCGACACGTATATCCGCAGCGGCCTTTATCCGCCGCCATCGCTACCCAGCAGATTAGGCACAGAAGCGGCTGGCATCGTGAGCAAAGTCGGCAGCGGCGTGAAGCATATTAAAGCGGGTGATCGCGTGGTTTATGCGCAGTCAACGTTAGGGGCTTACAGTTCTGTGCATAACGTCAATGCCGATAAAGCCGCAATTCTGCCCGCGGCGATCTCTTTTGAGCAAGCCGCCGCATCATTCCTGAAAGGCTTAACGGTTTATTATCTGCTACGCAAAACGTATGAAATCAAACCTGACGAACAGTTCCTGTTCCATGCGGCTGCTGGCGGCGTTGGCTTAATTGCCTGTCAGTGGGCAAAAGCCTTAGGGGCAAAACTTATTGGCACCGTCGGCAGCGCGCAAAAAGCGCAAAGCGCCTTAAAAGCAGGCGCGTGGAAGGTGATTAACTATCGCGAAGAGAATCTGGTCGAACGATTAAAAGAGATCACCGACGGCAAGAAAGTGCGTGTGGTATACGATTCCGTGGGCAGAGACACCTGGGAACGGTCGCTGGATTGCCTGCAACGTCGCGGTTTAATGGTCAGTTTTGGCAACTCATCAGGCGCAGTGACGGGTGTGAACTTAGGCATTCTCAATCAGAAAGGCTCGCTGTATGTGACACGCCCTTCCCTGCAAGGCTATATCACTACGCGGGATGAGTTAACCGAAGCCAGTAATGAACTGTTTTCTTTGATTGCCAGCGGTGTAATTAAAGTGGATGTCGCAGAACATCAGAAATACCCGCTGAAGGATGCGCGGCGTGCGCATGAGATTCTGGAAAGCCGGGCGACGCAGGGTTCCAGCTTACTGATTCCATAA
- the zur gene encoding zinc uptake transcriptional repressor Zur → MEKTTTQELLAQAEKLCAQRNVRLTPQRLEVLRLMSLQEGAISAYDLLDLLREAEPQAKPPTVYRALDFLLEQGFVHKVESTNSYVLCHLFDQPTHTSAMFICDRCGAVKEECAEGVEDIMHTLAAKMGFALRHNVIEAHGLCSACVEVEACRHPEQCHHDHSIQVKKKPR, encoded by the coding sequence ATGGAAAAGACCACAACGCAAGAGTTATTGGCGCAGGCTGAAAAACTCTGCGCGCAGCGTAATGTGCGCCTGACTCCGCAACGTCTCGAAGTGCTGCGCCTTATGAGCCTGCAAGAAGGGGCTATCAGCGCCTACGATCTACTTGATTTGCTGCGCGAAGCCGAGCCCCAAGCCAAGCCGCCGACGGTTTATCGCGCGCTCGATTTTCTGCTTGAACAAGGTTTTGTGCATAAGGTTGAATCCACCAACAGCTATGTGCTGTGCCATCTGTTCGATCAGCCTACGCATACTTCAGCCATGTTTATTTGCGATCGCTGCGGCGCAGTGAAAGAAGAATGTGCGGAAGGTGTGGAAGACATCATGCATACGCTGGCGGCAAAAATGGGTTTTGCCCTGCGCCATAATGTGATTGAAGCGCATGGATTATGTTCAGCATGTGTAGAAGTGGAAGCGTGTCGTCATCCTGAACAGTGCCATCATGACCACTCTATTCAGGTGAAAAAGAAACCTCGTTAA
- the pspG gene encoding envelope stress response protein PspG, with amino-acid sequence MLELLFVIGFFVMLMVTGVSLLGIIAALVVATAIMFLGGMLALMIKLLPWLLLAIAVVWVIKAIKAPKVPKYQRYDRWRY; translated from the coding sequence ATGCTGGAACTACTTTTTGTGATTGGCTTTTTTGTCATGTTGATGGTCACTGGCGTTTCATTGCTGGGCATTATCGCTGCGCTGGTTGTGGCGACGGCCATTATGTTCCTCGGCGGTATGCTGGCATTGATGATTAAGTTGCTGCCGTGGCTGTTATTGGCGATTGCGGTAGTGTGGGTGATCAAGGCGATTAAAGCACCAAAAGTGCCGAAATATCAGCGTTATGACCGCTGGCGTTACTAA